Within Thermococcus celer Vu 13 = JCM 8558, the genomic segment TGAGAGGGTCTTCGTACTCGCTTTCGCAGAAATCGCACATGGGAAACTCCCGCATCGTGGTGTTGACCCTGTCGTAGGGCAGGTCCTCGATGATGGTAAACCTCGGCCCGCAGTTGGTGCAGACGATGAAGGGGTACATGTAACGCTTGTCCGTCGGGTCGAAGAGCTCCCTGAGGCAGTCATCGCATATCGCTATGTCCGGCGGTATCACCGAGTCCCCGCCCTTCCCGCCGCGGGAGCTCTTCTCGATGTAGAAGCGGTCAAAGCCCTGGGGCGGAACTTCCCTTTTCTCTATCCGCTCTATCCTCGCCAGGGGCGGGAGCTTCTCCCTCAAATCCCGCAGGAAGGAGTCTATGTTCTCGCCACTTCCCTCAACGAGGATTTCAACCCCCGCATCGCCGAGGTTCTTAACGTAGCCCCTCACGTCGTTCTCGTGGGCTATCCTGTAAACGAAGGGTCGAAAGCCGACGGCCTGAACGATGCCCTGAACGTGAAGCAGGTAAGCCTTCATCCCTCCCACCGGTTTCCTCTTGGTAATCCAGGCCTTTATAGGTTTCTAAAACCAAAAGTTGAAAACGTAAGGGGAGTTTTGAACCTTTGGTGCTAAAACAGGGCGCCGTACTTGTAGAATATCGAGCACGTTCCCTCGTAGGAGACCATGCACGGGCCTACTGGGTGCCTCGGCGTGCACGTCTTTCCGAAGTGCGGGCAGTCCGTGGGCAACGCCAGACCGCGGAGCACGGCGCCGCAGAGGCAGCCCTTCTCGAGGTCGGGCAGTTCCGGAACCTCCGGGTCGTAGTACGTTCTTATCTCCAGGTCCTTCCACTCCCTCCTCAGCTCGAGGCCGCTCCGCGGTATCACACCGAGCGCGCGCCATTTTGCGTCCTTAACCTCGAAGAACTTATCCATGAGGGCCTGAGCGGTGACGTTGCCCTCGTACCTAACCACCCTCGTGTACTCGTTGATTATCCTCGCCTCCCCTTTCTTGACCATCCGGATGAGGAGCAGGATGGCCAGCAGCACGTCAACGGGCTCAAAGCCCGCTATGACCTGGGGGATTCCGTAGTCTTCCGTTATGTACTCCCAGCCCTTCACGCCGATTATCGTGGAGACGTGGCCGGGGGTGACGAGCCCGTGGAACCTCGTCCCCTGCTTCACGAGCGCCTCCACGGCCGGGGGAGTCAGGCGGTGAACCGAGTATATCTTGAAGTTATCGAGCCCCTCCTCAACCGCCGCGTTCAGCATCCCGGCGGCGGGGGCCGTCGTTGTCTCGAATCCTGGCGAGAAGTGGACGACCGTCCTCTCGGGGTTCTCCTTAGCTATTCTGTAAGCGTCGAATATCGAATAGACAACCCTGACGTCGTAGCCCTCGCTTTTCAGGTCCGCGAAGCTTCCCTTGGGGGTTGGGATCCTGTACATGTCCCCGAAGGTGGTGAGGATTATTCTGTCACCCCCCTCGTACGCCCGCCGCATTATCTCCCCCATCTTCACTATGTCCTCTACGGGGGTTATGCAGACTGGACAGCCGGGGCCGCTCATTATTTTGACGTTCTCGGGCAGGAGGGACCTTATCCCGGAGCGGGTTACCGTGTCCTCGTGCGTTCCGCAGACGTGCATGAAGCGGAACTCGTCGATGCCCTTCGCTTCCTCATGGATTTTCCGGACGATCCTCTGGGCCAGCTCCCTGTTCCTAAAGGCCTTAGAGACGTCTGTCACTGCCACCCCTCCAGGACATCCTCAACCTCCGCCCACGCCTCGAGTATCTCCCTCGCCCTCTCCTCCTCCAGCTTCTCTATCGCGAAACCTGTATGGACTATGACGTAGTCCCCCACCTTAACGCCGGGGAGCAGGTCGAGGCGTGCCTCCCTTCTCACGCCCCCGAAATCGACGAGCGCGACTTTTCCGGTTATCTCGACTATCCTTCCAGGAACGGCCAGGCACATTTTGTCTCACCCAAGAATGACTTAACAGGGACTCTTTTAGCTCTTTTTAGAACCATAGGTTTTCAACCCACTCATCCACCAAACAACCCGCCGAGAGGAATGCGGAAAAGGCACGAAGCTTAAAAATCCGGAACCGGAAAACGTAACATGCTCGGGGTCGTCCTGGCTGGTGGTAAGGGAAAGCGTTTCGGAGACGATAAGCTGTTTTTCAGGATAGACGGAAAGCCGCTCGTTCAACACGCCGTTGAGAGGCTCCAGTCGGCCTCGTTCATAGACGAGGTGGTTCTGGTGGCCTCGCCCGATAACACCCGAAAACTCCGGGGCCTCGGCCCCGAGGTCATCGTCGATGAACTGACCATCGGGCCCATCGGCGGAGTTTATACCGCGTTAAGCCTTGGTGACGCCTTCGTCGCCGCCGGCGACATGCCCATGATAGTTCCGGAATTCGTTGATTACTTGATTCGGGAATTCGGACGCCGTGGAAAAATCGTCTGCGTCCCCCGCTGGAGCAACGGCTACCTCGAGCCCCTCCACGCGGCCTATTCTGAGAAGTTCCGGGACTTCCTGGAGAAACAAATAAAACGGGGAGACTACTCCCTGAACGGGGCGATAAGCTCCGCTGACGTTCACTACGTTGACATCGAGGAACTTCCTGAGGGGTGGAGGGAGAGCTTCTTCAACGTCAACCAAAAGAGCGACCTCAGGAAACTCACCGGCTGAGGGAATCGGCCATGGCCCTCGCGAGCGCCTCGGCCCTTTTAACTATCCTCTCGCTCGGCTCCTGGAAGAGCCCCATGACCGCTGGCTGACAGCCTATCAGGACGAACCTCGCGCCCGTTCTGAGCTTCAGATAGCCGACGAGCACCCTCAGCGGCAGACTGTGGGTTGAAACAGCGTCCCCCACCGTCCCCTCTGGATCCGTCACGATTATCTCGCCGCCCTCGCCGCCGAAGTCGACCGCGTCCACGAATACCACGAGGTCTGGCTCAAAAGCCGCTATCTTTCCGGTGTAGCTCTCGGGGACCTCGCCGCAGTTGAGAACGAGGACGTTTGGGTTTTTTACAAGCTCTTTCAGTCTCTCCGCGACCAGAACGCCGAAGGCGTCGTCCCCCCTGACGTCGTTCCCGATACCGCAGACGACCACCCTCTCTGCGTTTTTAAGGAGTTCGGGAAGCTCCATCGTCAGTCCTCCGGTTTTTTGATGACGAAATCGAAAACCTGTTTTGCGATTCTTATGGCATCCCCCGCCAGGTCCTTGGTCCAAACAGGATTATCCTGGCTACACCCACGCCCCGCTCACGGGCGACGTCCATCACGGTATCGTGAATCAGCCTTCGAACGTCCATGTTTCCCACCGGTTACAGCTCTGATTAAGAAAAGAAAAAACCCTTCGCTAAATCCTCCCGGCCACTTCCCGTATTCTGCGGGCGAACTCCGTTCTCAGCAACTCCCCGGGATCGCCCACCTTTTCATCGAGGTCCAGGTAAAGCGGGATCCCTGCGAGGTAGGGGACGTTGAACCTCTTTGCCAGTGCCTCTATATCCTTTTCATCGTCGAGCTTCATGTTCTCGACGATCCCGATTACCCTGTGCTCCCTCTCCCCGAGAAGGGTCAGGAGCTTCTCAACGACGTTTATGGAGAGTTTCGAGGGCGTCGCCACGACCAGGAACTCGCCCCGCTTGAGGAAGCGGAGGACGTCGAGGAACTGGTCGCCGAGACCGGGCGGCATGTCTATGATGAGGTAGTCCAGCTCGTCCCAGCGCGTTATGGCGAGGAGCTCTATTAGGGCGTCGCTTATCTCCGTCCCCCTCATCGGCGTTGGCCTGTCCTCGGAGTAGTAAACGATGCTCATGAACTTTATCCCGTGAACGGTCGGCGGGATCACCCCGTACTCCTCCTCGGGAAAGTCCTTCGGCTCGAAACCGAGGATGACGTGGTCGCTCGCGCCGTGGAAGTCGAGGTCGAGCAGGCCGACCCTGTAACCCTTCCCCGCGAGGACGAGGGCGAGCGTCGTCGAGACCAGGGACTTTCCGACCCCGCCCTTCCCGCTGACGACTGGGATTACTCTCCTCACCCCCTCGAGCCTTCCCTCGATGCCCCTGACGCGCGGGTCGATCGTCATACCTCCCCCTCCTTCTCTATCTTTATGCCGCTCACGTAGACTCCCCTCCCCTGGACAACCTCGAAGTCCCTGCTGCCGCACTTCGGACATGCGAGGAAGGCGTGAACGACCTCCGGGATGAAGTGAATATCCTCCTTTATGCGCTCATCGAAGTTTTCCCTGACATCCTTAAGCTTCCACTCGTGGCCGCAATCCCTGCACCTGAACACCGCTTCTTCATC encodes:
- the hypD gene encoding hydrogenase formation protein HypD, encoding MTDVSKAFRNRELAQRIVRKIHEEAKGIDEFRFMHVCGTHEDTVTRSGIRSLLPENVKIMSGPGCPVCITPVEDIVKMGEIMRRAYEGGDRIILTTFGDMYRIPTPKGSFADLKSEGYDVRVVYSIFDAYRIAKENPERTVVHFSPGFETTTAPAAGMLNAAVEEGLDNFKIYSVHRLTPPAVEALVKQGTRFHGLVTPGHVSTIIGVKGWEYITEDYGIPQVIAGFEPVDVLLAILLLIRMVKKGEARIINEYTRVVRYEGNVTAQALMDKFFEVKDAKWRALGVIPRSGLELRREWKDLEIRTYYDPEVPELPDLEKGCLCGAVLRGLALPTDCPHFGKTCTPRHPVGPCMVSYEGTCSIFYKYGALF
- a CDS encoding HypC/HybG/HupF family hydrogenase formation chaperone is translated as MCLAVPGRIVEITGKVALVDFGGVRREARLDLLPGVKVGDYVIVHTGFAIEKLEEERAREILEAWAEVEDVLEGWQ
- the mobA gene encoding molybdenum cofactor guanylyltransferase MobA, which gives rise to MLGVVLAGGKGKRFGDDKLFFRIDGKPLVQHAVERLQSASFIDEVVLVASPDNTRKLRGLGPEVIVDELTIGPIGGVYTALSLGDAFVAAGDMPMIVPEFVDYLIREFGRRGKIVCVPRWSNGYLEPLHAAYSEKFRDFLEKQIKRGDYSLNGAISSADVHYVDIEELPEGWRESFFNVNQKSDLRKLTG
- a CDS encoding hydrogenase 3 maturation endopeptidase HyCI; protein product: MELPELLKNAERVVVCGIGNDVRGDDAFGVLVAERLKELVKNPNVLVLNCGEVPESYTGKIAAFEPDLVVFVDAVDFGGEGGEIIVTDPEGTVGDAVSTHSLPLRVLVGYLKLRTGARFVLIGCQPAVMGLFQEPSERIVKRAEALARAMADSLSR
- a CDS encoding Mrp/NBP35 family ATP-binding protein; its protein translation is MTIDPRVRGIEGRLEGVRRVIPVVSGKGGVGKSLVSTTLALVLAGKGYRVGLLDLDFHGASDHVILGFEPKDFPEEEYGVIPPTVHGIKFMSIVYYSEDRPTPMRGTEISDALIELLAITRWDELDYLIIDMPPGLGDQFLDVLRFLKRGEFLVVATPSKLSINVVEKLLTLLGEREHRVIGIVENMKLDDEKDIEALAKRFNVPYLAGIPLYLDLDEKVGDPGELLRTEFARRIREVAGRI
- the hypA gene encoding hydrogenase nickel incorporation protein HypA translates to MHEWALADGIVRTALDYAEKEGASRIVAIRVVLGELQDVNAEIVEFAMRELLKGTIGEGADVIFEDEEAVFRCRDCGHEWKLKDVRENFDERIKEDIHFIPEVVHAFLACPKCGSRDFEVVQGRGVYVSGIKIEKEGEV